Proteins from a genomic interval of Chryseobacterium indologenes:
- the thrC gene encoding threonine synthase: protein MKYYNLKDNQEKVDFKTATIKGQGKDKGLFFPENIPQFEKDFISNLQQYSDQEIAYRCMRDFVGDEIPAEVLHDIVSETVSFDIPLKKISDSISVVELFHGPTLAFKDIGARFMSRCLSYFLKDNGKKVTVLVATSGDTGGAVAHGFYDLPGIDVVILYPKNRVSPVQEKQLTALGKNIYALELNGTFDDCQSLVKQAFSDEEINNRLFLTSANSINIARWLPQQIYYLLALKQWQVYEREAPVICVPSGNFGNICAGLLAHFRGLPAGHFIAACNANDIVPEYLKTNNLIPQKAIATLSNAMDVGDPSNFVRILELFGHQFNALQHKISGYSIDDQKTMNTIRKVYEKYKYILDPHAAVAFASMEQYLKENPGRKGFILGTAHPVKFPDAVENAIQTEIDIPEVLEDLMKKEKKTVEINSDFEELRRFLLHKK from the coding sequence ATGAAATACTATAATTTAAAAGACAATCAGGAAAAAGTTGATTTTAAAACGGCTACGATTAAAGGCCAGGGTAAAGATAAAGGTCTCTTTTTCCCGGAAAATATTCCTCAGTTTGAAAAAGACTTTATCAGCAACCTTCAGCAATATTCGGATCAGGAGATTGCGTATCGGTGCATGAGAGATTTTGTAGGAGACGAAATCCCGGCAGAAGTTCTACATGACATTGTATCAGAAACTGTCAGTTTTGATATTCCGTTAAAAAAAATCAGTGATTCAATTTCCGTCGTAGAACTTTTCCACGGTCCCACCCTTGCGTTTAAAGATATCGGAGCAAGATTTATGAGCAGGTGTCTGTCTTATTTTTTAAAAGATAATGGTAAAAAAGTAACCGTATTGGTAGCTACTTCTGGTGATACCGGCGGTGCCGTTGCTCACGGGTTTTATGACCTCCCAGGAATTGATGTAGTGATCCTTTATCCTAAAAACAGAGTAAGCCCTGTTCAGGAGAAACAGCTTACGGCATTAGGTAAAAATATTTATGCCTTAGAACTTAACGGAACTTTTGATGATTGCCAAAGCCTTGTAAAACAGGCATTCTCTGACGAGGAAATTAACAACCGATTATTTCTGACTTCAGCCAATTCGATCAATATTGCAAGATGGCTTCCTCAGCAGATATATTACCTACTGGCATTGAAGCAATGGCAGGTATACGAACGTGAAGCTCCCGTAATCTGTGTACCCAGCGGGAATTTCGGGAATATTTGTGCCGGGCTCCTGGCTCATTTCAGAGGTTTGCCAGCCGGGCACTTTATTGCGGCCTGCAATGCCAATGATATTGTTCCTGAATACCTTAAAACAAATAATCTCATACCACAAAAAGCCATTGCAACCCTTTCCAATGCGATGGATGTAGGAGATCCAAGTAATTTTGTAAGAATTCTGGAGCTTTTCGGGCATCAATTCAATGCTTTACAACATAAAATATCAGGGTATTCTATTGATGATCAGAAAACGATGAATACCATTAGGAAAGTTTATGAAAAATATAAATATATCCTTGATCCGCACGCTGCAGTTGCTTTTGCCTCCATGGAACAATACTTAAAAGAAAATCCCGGTCGGAAAGGGTTTATTCTGGGTACAGCACACCCGGTGAAATTCCCTGATGCAGTAGAAAATGCGATACAAACGGAAATTGATATCCCGGAAGTACTGGAAGATTTGATGAAAAAGGAGAAAAAAACTGTAGAAATAAATTCAGATTTTGAAGAATTAAGACGATTTTTGCTTCATAAAAAATAG
- the folB gene encoding dihydroneopterin aldolase has protein sequence MSKIYLEDVKIYAYHGVLPEENSIGTYYILNAELHTDLWKASESDDLNDTISYADINDIIHQEMKIKSKLLEHVAGRIISRIHERFSQIDYIKLKITKTAPPMQGEMKGASIELEKSFKPEN, from the coding sequence ATGAGCAAAATATATCTTGAAGACGTAAAAATATATGCTTACCATGGAGTTCTGCCCGAAGAAAATAGTATTGGAACGTATTATATTTTAAATGCAGAACTTCATACCGACCTTTGGAAAGCCTCAGAATCCGATGATTTGAATGACACCATAAGCTATGCAGACATCAATGATATCATTCATCAGGAAATGAAAATAAAATCAAAATTGCTGGAGCACGTCGCAGGAAGAATTATTTCAAGAATTCACGAACGCTTCTCCCAAATCGATTATATTAAGCTTAAAATAACCAAAACCGCACCACCAATGCAGGGCGAAATGAAAGGTGCCAGCATTGAACTGGAAAAAAGCTTTAAACCTGAAAATTAA
- a CDS encoding RDD family protein has translation MRKYLVIIDRHKSTKLIRLTHLIIDRMMIYLILILFGLMSSLLFQVTGSDFFLDIVQKMASVNRVTDILITSSIYFIYIFLIEYLTKGRSIGKYITGSKVICIDGSEPTFKDYFIRNICRFVPLDVLSFLGENGWHDSWSETRVINIKNYNTERQAKSEIDDLGKKEIA, from the coding sequence ATGAGAAAATATTTAGTAATTATAGACAGGCACAAGTCTACAAAACTAATCAGACTTACGCATCTTATCATAGACAGAATGATGATATACCTTATTTTAATTCTCTTTGGATTAATGTCTTCCCTTCTGTTTCAAGTAACAGGTTCAGACTTTTTTCTGGATATTGTACAAAAAATGGCCTCAGTAAACAGGGTTACGGATATCCTGATAACGTCTTCAATTTATTTCATCTATATATTCCTTATCGAATACCTTACGAAAGGAAGATCTATCGGGAAATATATTACAGGAAGCAAAGTCATCTGTATTGATGGTAGCGAGCCAACATTTAAGGATTATTTTATCCGTAATATTTGCAGGTTCGTACCGCTGGATGTACTTTCGTTTCTCGGAGAAAACGGCTGGCATGATAGCTGGAGTGAAACAAGGGTAATCAACATCAAAAATTATAATACTGAAAGACAGGCAAAAAGCGAAATCGACGATCTTGGGAAGAAAGAAATTGCTTAA
- a CDS encoding glutathione synthase: MKNIFFKKEDFIKNKEGEYQIQFKTEEIGEGSNIITEKLNENGEYEIIQAPIRRFEDFIFIVWDHPFDGQIIFDT, encoded by the coding sequence ATGAAAAATATTTTTTTTAAGAAGGAAGATTTTATCAAAAATAAAGAAGGTGAATATCAGATTCAGTTCAAAACTGAAGAAATTGGTGAAGGCTCCAATATTATTACGGAAAAATTAAATGAAAATGGAGAGTATGAAATAATTCAGGCTCCCATACGAAGATTTGAGGATTTTATTTTTATCGTTTGGGATCATCCATTCGATGGGCAGATAATTTTTGATACTTAA
- a CDS encoding glycosyltransferase family 2 protein codes for MVIKFSILIAHYNNGKYFKDCYQSLISQSYENWEVIIVDDASTDDSVEVIQSMIKDDPRFRLYYNSVNRGCGFTKRECMKYAVGEICAYLDPDDALYPEALEKTVGEFVDNDAIVAVYSQMMLCDDTLIPDKIFASTKQIYNSRYFFNCPIQFAHFFTFKKEIYSKTSGINPKLKSAVDQDLYLKILEFGDVQYLKEPLYLYRLHSSGISQQSAKKNAKESFARVIYDTMRRRGIKKINNQEVPETYTNSQEIYQLLDYQTNKVHRLINKIKISLHL; via the coding sequence ATTGTGATAAAATTTTCTATACTTATAGCCCACTATAATAATGGAAAGTACTTTAAAGACTGTTATCAGTCATTGATCAGTCAAAGTTATGAAAACTGGGAAGTTATTATTGTAGATGACGCCTCCACAGACGATTCTGTTGAGGTCATACAATCAATGATTAAAGATGATCCCAGATTCCGGTTGTACTACAATTCAGTCAATAGAGGTTGCGGTTTCACCAAACGGGAATGTATGAAATATGCTGTGGGAGAAATATGCGCCTATCTGGATCCGGATGATGCCCTTTATCCTGAAGCACTTGAAAAAACAGTTGGAGAATTTGTCGATAATGATGCCATTGTAGCTGTATACTCCCAAATGATGCTCTGCGATGATACCCTCATACCTGATAAAATTTTTGCAAGCACCAAACAGATTTACAACAGTCGGTATTTCTTTAACTGCCCTATTCAGTTTGCCCATTTCTTTACGTTTAAAAAAGAAATCTACTCAAAAACTTCGGGGATCAACCCAAAGCTGAAGAGTGCTGTAGATCAGGATCTCTACCTAAAGATATTGGAATTTGGAGATGTACAGTACCTCAAAGAACCCCTGTACCTGTACCGCCTCCATTCCAGCGGTATCTCACAGCAAAGCGCAAAAAAAAATGCAAAAGAATCCTTTGCCAGAGTAATTTATGATACAATGAGAAGAAGAGGTATCAAAAAAATTAATAATCAGGAGGTTCCGGAAACTTATACCAATTCACAGGAAATCTACCAGCTTCTGGACTATCAGACCAATAAAGTACATCGCCTGATCAACAAAATAAAAATCAGCTTGCATTTATAA
- a CDS encoding glycine zipper family protein, which translates to MKKIVLAGFLSVFLITACKKDDRVAEKSLEEQKLEFQARQLEIEKQKLAIEKEKLVYEAQKKVDSISESKKAKAAAANNSKPQIIRETRTVYRDRRSNSNSGGSSNGGYADNGSGTSQGTTQKRGMSKAAKGTIIGTVGGAAVGAIVAKKNRGLGAVIGGVVGGATGYTIGRSQDRKDGRVQPRR; encoded by the coding sequence ATGAAAAAGATAGTGTTAGCAGGTTTTTTATCTGTTTTTTTGATAACTGCCTGTAAGAAAGATGACAGGGTGGCTGAGAAGTCACTTGAAGAGCAAAAGCTCGAATTTCAGGCCAGACAACTTGAAATAGAAAAACAAAAGCTGGCTATTGAAAAAGAAAAACTGGTCTATGAAGCACAGAAAAAAGTAGACAGTATTTCAGAAAGCAAAAAAGCGAAAGCTGCTGCTGCCAATAATTCAAAACCACAGATCATCAGAGAGACGAGAACTGTATATAGAGACAGAAGGTCAAACTCCAATTCAGGAGGAAGCAGTAATGGAGGCTATGCAGATAACGGAAGTGGGACATCACAAGGAACTACTCAAAAAAGAGGAATGAGTAAAGCCGCTAAAGGAACCATTATCGGTACCGTCGGTGGTGCTGCAGTCGGAGCCATTGTCGCTAAGAAAAACAGAGGTCTTGGTGCAGTGATTGGTGGTGTCGTAGGTGGTGCTACTGGATATACTATCGGTAGATCACAGGACAGAAAAGACGGAAGAGTACAACCTCGCAGATAA
- the aroC gene encoding chorismate synthase, protein MFNTLGNLLSLTTFGESHGVAYGGIINNFPAGLTVDLDKVQYELNRRKPGQSAIVTQRKESDTVKFLSGIFDGKTTGTPIGFIIENENQKSKDYDHIAQAYRPSHADFTYDQKFGLRDYRGGGKSSARETMNWVVAGALAKQLLPNIEINAYVSSVGDIFCEKPYQDLDFSKTESNDVRCPDTETAEKMISRIKEIKKEGNTIGGTITCVIKNVPVGIGEPIFSKLQAELAKAMLNINACKGFEYGSGFCGAKMTGKEHNDAFNTDFTTKSNLSGGIQGGISNGMDIYFRVAFKPVATILRPQDSIDKEGNPVVVEGKGRHDPCVVPRAVPVVESLAAFVLADLFLINKTRNINNF, encoded by the coding sequence ATGTTCAACACATTAGGTAATCTTCTTAGTCTTACAACATTTGGAGAAAGTCACGGAGTGGCTTATGGCGGTATCATCAATAATTTTCCGGCAGGTTTAACGGTAGATCTCGATAAAGTTCAATATGAACTAAACCGAAGAAAACCCGGGCAGTCTGCTATAGTTACACAAAGAAAAGAAAGCGACACAGTAAAGTTTCTTTCAGGAATCTTTGACGGAAAAACTACAGGTACCCCTATTGGTTTTATTATTGAAAACGAGAATCAGAAATCAAAAGATTATGACCATATTGCCCAGGCGTATCGTCCCAGTCATGCTGATTTTACCTATGACCAGAAATTTGGTCTGAGGGATTATCGTGGGGGCGGAAAATCTTCAGCCAGAGAAACCATGAACTGGGTTGTGGCAGGAGCTCTTGCCAAGCAATTGTTACCCAACATTGAAATTAACGCTTACGTTTCTTCTGTAGGCGATATTTTCTGTGAAAAACCTTATCAGGATCTTGATTTCTCCAAAACGGAAAGCAATGATGTCCGATGTCCGGATACAGAAACAGCTGAAAAAATGATCTCCAGAATCAAAGAGATTAAAAAAGAAGGTAATACCATTGGCGGCACAATTACTTGTGTCATCAAAAATGTTCCGGTGGGAATCGGTGAACCTATATTTTCAAAGCTTCAGGCTGAGCTGGCAAAGGCAATGCTCAATATCAATGCTTGTAAGGGCTTTGAATATGGCAGTGGTTTCTGCGGTGCAAAAATGACCGGGAAAGAACACAATGATGCTTTCAATACAGACTTCACAACAAAATCAAATCTTTCAGGAGGTATCCAGGGAGGAATTTCTAACGGAATGGATATTTATTTCCGAGTAGCTTTCAAACCTGTAGCGACGATTTTAAGACCTCAGGACAGTATTGACAAAGAAGGAAATCCTGTAGTAGTGGAAGGAAAAGGACGTCATGATCCTTGTGTAGTTCCAAGAGCGGTTCCTGTAGTGGAAAGTCTTGCTGCATTTGTATTAGCGGATCTGTTTTTAATTAATAAAACAAGAAATATCAATAATTTTTAA
- a CDS encoding thioredoxin family protein produces MKNYWDKGISFEEYLQIAKKRLENPANQQEADYKQYYELGLQRMDRTIKKYVPDEEQVKELEAKNFDGKILIISEAWCGDASATVPALFKFFEGHNDVKVFLRDSDKSLINQFLTNGTESIPKVLILDKDFNVKNSWGPRPRYGYELLMKYKADPEAYPKDMFYNDLQIYYAKNRGKDAVQEILDLL; encoded by the coding sequence ATGAAAAATTACTGGGATAAAGGAATTTCTTTCGAAGAATACCTTCAGATTGCAAAAAAAAGATTAGAAAATCCGGCCAACCAGCAGGAAGCTGATTATAAACAATATTATGAGCTCGGACTTCAAAGGATGGACAGAACTATAAAAAAGTATGTCCCGGATGAAGAGCAGGTAAAAGAATTAGAGGCAAAAAACTTTGACGGAAAAATTTTAATTATTTCCGAAGCATGGTGTGGAGACGCCAGTGCAACCGTACCTGCCCTTTTCAAATTTTTTGAAGGACACAACGACGTAAAAGTTTTTCTTCGTGACAGTGATAAAAGTCTTATCAATCAGTTTTTAACCAATGGGACAGAATCTATCCCCAAGGTCCTTATTCTTGATAAAGATTTTAATGTGAAAAATTCTTGGGGCCCTCGTCCTAGATATGGTTATGAACTTCTTATGAAATACAAGGCAGATCCCGAAGCCTATCCAAAAGATATGTTCTATAATGATCTGCAGATATATTATGCCAAAAACAGAGGAAAAGATGCTGTTCAGGAAATTTTAGATCTTCTATAA
- a CDS encoding TlpA family protein disulfide reductase, whose product MKKNIIYVVLIAVIAIVVLVPGIRNFLKDQFFPIATIENAVHISEEDYDIDLKGINAPSTNLKTFKDKPVFLNFWGTWCPPCRKEWPSIQKLYDSRKGNVDFVLIAMNDKEEDVRKFLKENNYTVPVYIAQSPISEKILPKVFPTTFLLDKTGRILIKEDATKDWDSETVHQFIDNIIK is encoded by the coding sequence ATGAAAAAGAATATCATTTATGTTGTATTAATTGCGGTCATTGCCATCGTTGTATTGGTACCGGGAATAAGAAATTTTCTTAAAGACCAGTTCTTCCCGATTGCAACGATTGAAAATGCCGTACATATAAGTGAGGAAGATTACGACATTGATCTGAAAGGGATCAATGCTCCCAGTACCAATCTTAAAACCTTTAAAGACAAGCCTGTTTTCCTGAATTTCTGGGGAACCTGGTGCCCGCCATGCAGAAAAGAATGGCCGTCTATTCAAAAATTGTACGATTCCAGAAAAGGCAATGTAGATTTTGTGCTTATTGCGATGAATGACAAAGAAGAGGATGTGAGAAAGTTTTTAAAAGAAAACAATTATACTGTTCCGGTTTATATTGCTCAAAGTCCTATTTCTGAAAAAATTCTTCCGAAAGTATTTCCTACAACTTTCCTTTTGGATAAGACCGGAAGGATCCTTATCAAGGAGGACGCTACAAAAGATTGGGATTCAGAGACTGTACATCAGTTCATTGACAATATCATCAAGTAA
- a CDS encoding DUF1232 domain-containing protein, protein MKYSKLNLAKEAINHKGFIKKIPDIFRMVKMWRKGIYPMRSIDIILPLLGILYVISPIDLLPEFAIPVLGVMDDLAVLSLTIPKLIKEVDKFLLWEAERKYSGTQVIDAEIIK, encoded by the coding sequence ATGAAATATTCAAAATTAAATCTTGCAAAAGAAGCTATCAATCACAAGGGCTTTATAAAAAAGATCCCTGATATTTTCCGAATGGTTAAAATGTGGAGAAAAGGTATTTATCCTATGAGATCCATCGACATTATTCTTCCGTTACTCGGAATTTTATATGTCATCTCTCCTATTGACCTTCTTCCCGAATTTGCCATTCCGGTTCTTGGGGTAATGGACGACTTAGCCGTTTTATCGCTGACGATTCCTAAACTCATCAAAGAGGTTGACAAATTTTTACTTTGGGAAGCTGAGCGAAAATATAGCGGTACCCAGGTTATTGATGCTGAAATAATAAAATAA
- a CDS encoding orotate phosphoribosyltransferase produces MESKKEFFLECYKLGIIKFGRFTLKSGIESPFYVDLRPLASDPKILKKLANYLLEMLPLDNFDLICGVPYAALPMATAMSLESYIPLIIKRKEAKSYGTKKLIEGIYQKGQNCLLVEDVITSGKSLLETIPEIEQEDLKVSDIVVVLDREQGGKQLLENKGYRVYTLFNISEVCDILQETGELSDEEVKRIQDFLQGNHIQFEEEIRPSYEQKLENAQHSVSKKLLEAALAKKSNLIASADVTTTQELLALAEKVGPHIVALKTHIDIISDFEYEKTIVPLKEIAAKHQFLLMEDRKFADIGNTQELQFTSGVFKITDWADFVTSQVIGGFESLDCFKNVGVVAIVGMSSKGTLTTANYREEALKVAISHPNVIGGVSQNKIPEDLLLFTPGVNLADSGDGKGQQYNTPEHVFKTLHTDFIIVGRGIYKSDDPEASAVTYKTEGWNAYINSLEKKAIQN; encoded by the coding sequence ATGGAAAGTAAAAAAGAATTCTTCTTAGAGTGTTATAAACTGGGCATCATCAAATTCGGAAGGTTTACTTTGAAAAGCGGTATCGAAAGTCCTTTTTATGTAGACTTAAGACCTTTGGCCTCGGATCCGAAAATTTTAAAAAAACTGGCGAATTATTTACTGGAAATGCTTCCGTTGGATAATTTTGACCTGATCTGCGGTGTTCCTTATGCTGCCCTTCCTATGGCTACAGCAATGTCTCTGGAAAGTTACATTCCATTAATTATAAAAAGAAAAGAAGCAAAAAGCTACGGAACCAAGAAACTGATTGAAGGAATTTACCAGAAAGGACAAAACTGTCTTTTGGTAGAAGATGTCATCACTTCAGGGAAATCTTTATTAGAGACCATTCCGGAAATTGAGCAGGAAGATCTAAAAGTTTCTGATATCGTAGTCGTTTTAGACAGAGAACAGGGAGGAAAACAGCTATTGGAAAACAAAGGCTACAGAGTATATACCCTTTTCAACATTTCGGAGGTATGCGATATTCTTCAGGAAACAGGAGAATTATCTGATGAGGAAGTAAAAAGAATTCAGGATTTCTTACAAGGCAATCACATTCAGTTTGAAGAAGAGATCAGACCTTCTTATGAACAAAAACTTGAAAATGCCCAACATTCAGTTTCCAAAAAATTACTGGAAGCGGCATTAGCTAAAAAATCTAACCTGATTGCTTCCGCTGACGTTACCACGACGCAAGAACTATTGGCTTTGGCAGAGAAGGTAGGTCCGCATATTGTTGCTTTAAAAACTCATATCGATATTATTTCAGATTTTGAATATGAAAAAACAATAGTTCCTTTAAAAGAAATTGCTGCTAAACATCAGTTTTTATTAATGGAAGACAGAAAGTTTGCTGATATAGGAAATACTCAGGAATTACAATTTACCAGCGGAGTCTTTAAGATTACAGATTGGGCAGATTTTGTAACTTCCCAGGTGATCGGAGGTTTTGAATCTCTGGATTGTTTCAAAAATGTAGGGGTTGTAGCTATTGTGGGCATGTCTTCAAAAGGCACATTAACTACTGCAAACTATCGTGAGGAAGCCTTAAAAGTAGCAATATCACACCCGAATGTTATCGGTGGAGTATCTCAGAACAAGATTCCCGAAGACCTTTTATTATTTACTCCGGGAGTCAATCTTGCTGATTCGGGAGATGGTAAAGGGCAGCAATATAATACTCCTGAACACGTGTTCAAGACTCTGCATACAGACTTTATCATTGTGGGAAGAGGCATCTATAAGTCTGATGATCCTGAAGCATCTGCCGTTACGTATAAAACCGAAGGATGGAATGCGTATATTAATTCTTTGGAAAAAAAAGCAATTCAGAATTAA